In one window of Helianthus annuus cultivar XRQ/B chromosome 17, HanXRQr2.0-SUNRISE, whole genome shotgun sequence DNA:
- the LOC110924078 gene encoding G-type lectin S-receptor-like serine/threonine-protein kinase At4g27290 yields the protein MEDHSVPVLFFTAFIILLSNCAALDTIYANQPIKDGETIISEGEMFELGFFSPGKSMNRYLGIWYKKISNRTVVWVANRDSPVNDTSGMFKVSSNGNLQILSGSNTLVWSFNSTVPRRSYNLVVVVQLLDTGNLVVWDSGSQNLIWQSFDYPGDTLLAGMKIGKDLVTGLEWFMTSWKSPDDPSIGVYHNRVDINGYP from the coding sequence ATGGAGGACCATTCCGTACCAGTGTTGTTCTTTACTGCTTTTATCATACTGCTATCAAATTGTGCTGCACTTGATACCATCTATGCAAATCAACCAATCAAAGATGGTGAAACCATTATATCTGAAGGAGAGATGTTTGAATTGGGCTTTTTCAGCCCCGGAAAATCGATGAATCGATACTTGGGGATATGGTACAAGAAGATATCAAACCGCACTGTCGTTTGGGTTGCTAACCGGGACAGTCCGGTTAATGACACATCAGGCATGTTCAAAGTCAGTAGCAATGGAAACCTGCAGATTCTCAGTGGTAGCAACACTCTGGTGTGGTCATTCAATTCAACGGTACCTAGGCGGAGTTATAACCTAGTGGTGGTGGTGCAGCTTCTAGATACTGGAAATCTTGTTGTGTGGGACAGCGGCAGCCAAAATCTGATCTGGCAAAGTTTTGATTACCCCGGTGACACATTGCTAGCAGGAATGAAAATCGGGAAGGATTTGGTAACAGGTTTAGAGTGGTTCATGACATCTTGGAAGAGTCCTGATGATCCTTCTATAGGTGTGTATCATAATAGAGTTGACATAAATGGATATCCATGA
- the LOC110921485 gene encoding membrane-anchored ubiquitin-fold protein 1, giving the protein MSGAQDSLEIKFRLIDGTDIGPKSFPAATSVATLKENILSQWPKDKENGPKTVKDVKIISAGKILENNRTVAECKSPLFDVPGGVTTMHVLVSQPPQEKEKKVADDPRVNKCGCVIL; this is encoded by the exons ATGTCAGGAGCTCAAGATTCATTAGAGATCAAGTTTCGATTGATCGATGGAACGGATATCGGTCCTAAAAGCTTCCCTGCAGCCACAAGTGTTGCAACTTTGAAAGAAAACATCCTTTCCCAATGGCCTAAAG ATAAAGAGAACGGTCCAAAAACGGTAAAAGATGTGAAGATAATAAGTGCGGGAAAGATATTGGAGAATAACAGAACGGTAGCAGAATGCAAAAGTCCATTGTTTGATGTTCCTGGTGGGGTTACAACCATGCATGTTCTTGTTAGCCAACCGCCTCAAGAAAAAG AAAAGAAAGTGGCGGACGATCCAAGAGTAAACAAGTGTGGATGTGTGATATTATGA
- the LOC118479363 gene encoding G-type lectin S-receptor-like serine/threonine-protein kinase At4g27290 — MQGQVIISRFGPWNGNGYSGHPIDNKNPIYFSQFVNNDKEISYKKELRSSVNQIRIVLTYDGKTQIFHWNERIQDWIMYGDLKVDSCDRYELCGPYGICSISKHPPCTCMQGFEPKNPEQWDASDWSSGCQSQKPLNCGSGDGFKKISGVKLPDTRLSWYNYSMTLGECEMFCRKNCSCTCYANLDIRNGGSGCLIWFGELMDIREYDDNHDIYVRVAASELAGFIDSQSDSKKTKRILIAVVVTSSAVLLLFVLSYASIKNMKRPVMKGEGIFKHLDDLPFFSLYEVARATGNFSVSNKIGEGGFGPVYKGVLDDGQEVAVKRLSETSLQGLEEFKNEVICIAKLQHRNLVKLLGHCIHRNEMILIYEYMSNKSLDSFVFDETRSLMLDWPKRFHIILGIARGILYLHQDSRLQIIHRDIKAGNILLDGDMNPKISDFGLARKFVGHDTMANTKKVVGT; from the exons ATGCAAGGTCAAGTTATAATATCAAGATTTGGACCGTGGAATGGTAACGGCTATAGTGGCCATCCTATTGATAATAAAAATCCAATTTACTTCTCCCAGTTTGTTAATAATGACAAGGAAATATCCTACAAAAAAGAACTTAGAAGTTCGGTTAACCAAATAAGGATCGTTCTGACATACGATGGTAAGACACAGATTTTCCATTGGAACGAGCGAATCCAAGACTGGATAATGTATGGAGATCTTAAAGTAGATAGTTGTGATCGTTATGAACTCTGTGGTCCTTATGGAATCTGTAGCATTAGTAAGCATCCACCTTGTACTTGTATGCAAGGTTTTGAACCAAAAAATCCAGAACAATGGGATGCTTCAGATTGGTCAAGTGGGTGTCAAAGCCAAAAGCCTTTGAATTGTGGGAGTGGGGATGGCTTTAAAAAAATCTCAGGTGTAAAACTACCGGACACACGACTTTCATGGTATAATTACAGCATGACCCTTGGAGAATGTGAAATGTTTTGCAGAAAGAATTGCTCTTGTACATGTTATGCAAATTTAGATATCAGAAATGGGGGAAGTGGATGCTTGATATGGTTTGGTGAGCTAATGGATATCAGAGAGTATGATGATAATCACGACATTTACGTAAGAGTGGCTGCCTCTGAGTTAGCAG GTTTTATCGACTCCCAGTCGGATTCCAAGAAAACCAAACGAATACTTATAGCGGTGGTGGTTACTTCTTCAGCTGTGCTACTTCTCTTTGTACTGTCATATGCCTCGATAAAGAATATGAAAAGGCCTGTCATGAAGGGGGAAG GAATCTTTAAACATCTCGATGATTTACCATTTTTTAGCCTATATGAAGTAGCCAGGGCTACAGGTAATTTCAGTGTCTCCAACAAGATTGGAGAAGGTGGGTTTGGGCCCGTTTACAAG GGTGTGTTGGATGATGGGCAAGAAGTAGCAGTGAAGCGGCTCTCAGAAACATCTTTACAAGGTCTTGAGGAGTTCAAGAATGAAGTCATTTGTATTGCAAAACTTCAGCACCGAAATCTTGTGAAGCTTCTTGGACACTGCATCCATAGAAATgaaatgattttgatttatgAGTACATGTCCAATAAAAGCTTGGACTCATTTGTATTTG ATGAAACAAGAAGTTTGATGCTTGACTGGCCTAAGCGTTTTCACATTATTCTTGGGATAGCTCGAGGTATTCTCTATCTACATCAAGATTCCCGCCTTCAAATTATCCACAGAGACATCAAGGCAGGTAATATATTACTGGACGGTGATATGAATCCAAAAATATCCGACTTCGGCCTTGCTAGAAAGTTTGTAGGCCATGATACCATGGCAAACACAAAGAAAGTGGTCGGAACATAG